TTCAAGTTTCCAGAAAAGGTTATGAGAAAAAAGTCCTATATGATTTCAAAGGATTCTTTTCGAAAGCCTCAACTGTCGACATCAATGACACTATTGCTGTGGTGGTAAAGGGAGTTCTCGAATCTCCTTCTCACCGAATTCTAGTTCTTGAAAATAAGAAGCTTGTTGGAATTATCAGTCCTAAAGACATTTTAAAGTTTCTCGTAGGTGATGACACTAAGTCTGGATCAATGGTTCAAGAATTAAATATTCTTCAAGATAGAATTGAAATTTTAAAAGACCAATTGAAGGCCACAAAGAGCGAGCTTTCCAATATTGGCGGCATTGTTGAGAAAAGCCCCTTTATGTTTCACTCTGTGAATACCAATGCAGAGATCGTAATTGCCAATGAAAAACTACACAGTGAACTTGGATACCAGCCTAAAGAACTTATAGGAAAATCCATTTATGATCTTTATGATCCTAGAGAAAAAATGGCTGTCACTGCATCACTAAGAGAATTAATGAGCTCCAATAAGAATATAAAGGCTTACACGACTTATTTAAGAAAAAACGGTGAGCCGCTCAGAGTCGAAGTGATGTCGACGGCCATTATGAACTCCAAGAATGAATTTGTGGCAACCTCAAGCATTTCTAGAATTTTAGATTCTGATTCACTTTTACGCGCTCTTCATGGTATCTACGAGCCCGAAGAAGAAGATTAAAAAAGCTAAGGGATAAAACTCTTGGCGTTCAATCGGGGGTTTTATGAAGTTTTTTATTTTGGTTACTCTTTTATCATTTCAAGTTTCGGCACAACAAATATCAGCAGAAGGAAATATCCGTACAGTTCTAAATCCACCACAAGCTGGGGAGGTTTTTGTTCCTCCAGGATTTGATGATCTGGACGAAGCAGAAATTACTTTTGTGAATCATAGCAGAAATTCTTGCTTTATTAAAACTTACTCTCTTCCTCCGCAAGTAGATGAAGCGACGAAGACTATCCGCATTTCAAATATGTCTTTGATTCTAAAATCAGATTTTTGTAAATCAAGAAATATTGCAACGCCAACAACTCTAAAAGTAGGCGAGTTAAAAGCAGGTTCTTACAAGGTAGAATTTCAAACTGCTAAGGGAGAATATCAATCTTACGGAGATATCCACATCAGCAAAAGTAAATCTGAAGAAAAAGATGATTTCGAATATGCAGGGCTAGATGTGAACGAGTTGACCGTGAAAGTGAATAGAGAAACTAAGAAAATCGAATTGAACCTTCCAGGATCTTTCCCGAACGGCTGTTACGCTTTCAAAGAAATCAAAGTGATTGATGACCGTTCACCAACGGTGATCGAAGTTCTCCCGATCGTCGAGACGGTGACCGATGTTTGCACTCAAGATATTCAATTTTATAATAAGCAAGTATTAATCCCATACGATGTATCGACAACAACAAAGAAACTCATTCACATTAGATCCGCGGACGGCGTAGCAATAAACCGTGTTGTAAATCTCGAATAAATTTGAAATAAAAAAAGAGACTAGATTCAAACTAGTCTCTTTTTCCAATGTTATTCAATTAATATGTATTCAGTAGATTTTTAATCCCGGCGAACAACGTACACAATGTTGCCTTCAATTGTTTTTTCAGAATTTGGAACCACAACCTGGTTGGTCTTGAAGGTAAAAACTGTAGATCTCACTTCTGTTGGACCGGCCAATCCAGCTTCTGTTGTTTTGTATCCACTATCTTTTATAGTGAGAGAGCAATCCATAGCACTGCTTCCTAGGACATCTTTTGGCGTAGAATCAGTGCATTTGCTAGAAATATCTATCAGTACTTTGTTTTCACTATCGCCCAATGTTGTTGAGGCTAAAGTCTTTGACAGAATAGCAGAGAGGTTTTTTTCATCCGTGTTGAAGTCTTGATCTACAACTGTAACTGAAGCTGAGTTATCCAATAGAAGTTTAAGAAGCTCTGATGTGAGTTTGAGTTTTTCGTTAGCGAATGCAGAAGTTGAGAGTGTGAAGGTAAGAAGGAAAGTTACTAATTTCATGGCGCCTCCGGTTTGTCTATAATTGATATAGATTTGTTCGTGGCTCATTATTTACTGCATTTCCCTTAAACTGTACATTGGAGAATTAGGAAAAAACTCCCACTTATGCCTTTATGATTGAAATAGGCCAAAAAAAGACGTATTTATGTACCTCTTACAAAAGGTGATCTATGAAAGTTGAAATTATTGATATTGGCCAGCCTGAATTTCGCAAATTTACGTTTGATCAAACGATCTCAAAGACAGAAGTCGAATATCCTTCATCGACCCAAGCTGAAAGATCACCCTTGGCCAATAAGATCTTTGGTTTCCCATGGACAGAGCAAGTTACGGTGGGAACTGACCATGTGGTCGTAAAGAAACAAGATTGGGTAGATTGGGAAATGCTCGCAGAACCTCTTGCCGGTCTCATCAAAGAACATTTCGATATGCTTAAAAGCGATGGAGTTCAAGATTTCGAAGAAAATCCTCCATTAAAGACGGTAGATCCAACTAAAACTGCTGAAGAACTAAGCTCTAGTTTGGCTCAAAATCCCTTTGCAGCCCAAGTGCAGAAGGTTCTTGATAGCGACATCAATCCTATGGTTGCAAGTCATGGCGGTAAAGTGAGCCTGGTTGACCTTACTCAAGATACAGTTTACGTGAAATTAGAAGGCGGTTGCCAAGGCTGTTCTTCGTCTCAAGCGACTCTGAAGCAAGGTGTGGAAATCGCGATCAAACGCGCATTGCCATCGATTCAAAATGTTATTGATGTCACTGATCACGCATCAGGCCACAATCCCTACATGTGATGGTCTCTCTGCTTCAATACTAAAGTCTCACCCAATCTGATTCCAATTTGGGTCTAAAATATTTTTAGTTTTAGTCTAAGGTCGTCATGCCCACATTTACAATTGTTGGCAGTTCAGTTATGCCTTAAGATCTTAATAGTATTGATCTTTACTCACAATCAAACAGGATATCGACGCTTTGGAAAAAAATAAATTAAGTTACATGAATCAATCGAACGCCGAATATATCGACGGACTTTATCAACAGTATTTAAAATCTCCCGACACTGTCGAAAATGAATGGAAAAGATTTTTCGAGGGAATGGAATTTTCTAAAGACGGCGGTCTTTCAGAAAAAGATTTAAACGTATATAGATTAATTCGCGCGTATCGTGATTATGGACATTTCGAAGCGCAATTGAATCCACTTCAAAACTCCAATTCAAAATCAGAAGAATTGTCTTTAACAAAATACGGACTAACGGATGCTGACCTTGGACAGCACTTTGAAATTGGTGCGTACAAAGGGACGCTAAAGGAAATCGTAGAGTCTCTCAAAAGAACTTACTGCGGAACTTTATCGGTGCAAGTGGCCGAGACAAAGCCGCGCATTCGTGAATGGTTTATCAACGAGATGGAAAAAAATCTTGAGAACCATAAAATTTCTAAAGAAGAAAAATTAAATATCTTAAGACAAGTGATCATCACCGATTCCTTCGAAAATTTTTTACACACACGCTATGTGGGAGCAAAAAGATTCTCTGTAGAAGGTGGAGATTCATTGATTCCAATTTTAGAAAAGATCGCAGGTAGCGGAACTAAAATCGGTGTCGAAGAAATCACGATTGGTATGGCTCATAGAGGAAGACTGAACGTTCTTGCAAATTTTATGGGTAAAGGTTACGGAGATATTTTCTCTGAGTTCGACGGAAAAGCTTTTGATGGAATTCCTGGTTTGGATGGCGACGTAAAATATCATTTGGGTTACCAATCGGTAAAAGAAACAGCGAATGGCCCATGCGCGGTATCGTTAGCATTTAATCCGTCACACTTAGAAGCGGTCAACCCGGTTGTTCAAGGTATCGTAAGAGCAAAACAAAGAATTAGAAAAGACACAGAAAAAAGAAAAAAAGTTGTTCCGGTGTTAATTCACGGTGAGGCGGCATTTGCTGGCCAAGGCGTTGTGAGTGAAGGTTTTCAGATGTCACAACTCAAAGGTTATACTGTGGGTGGAACAGTTCATATCATTATCGATAACCAAGTGGGTTTCACGGCGGACGTAGTGGACACAAGAAGTTCTCCGTATTCATCTGACGTTGCAAAAACATTATTGTGTCCAGTGATTCATGTGAATGGTGACGATGTTGAGGCGTGCGTAAGAGCTGCCGATATTGCAATTCGATTCAGACAAGAATTCGGTCACGACGTTGTGATCAATATGACTTGCTATCGAAGATTTGGACACAACGAAGGTGATGAGCCTGCATTCACGCAACCGGTGATGTACGCCATCATTAAGAATCATCCAACATTAGCAGAAATCTATGGTGCAAAATTAATCGCAGAAAAACATATCGATGAAAAGGGTTTGACTGCGCTCACTCAAGAGAAAATGGACAATCTCCAAAAGATCTTGGATGAAGTGAGAAAAAAACCTTTAACCCTTAAGCTCATGTCTTTTGAAGGTTTGTGGAAAGGCTTCAGACGTGGAGAGCTTAAAGACTTCGACGTTCCAACGAATACAAAAACAGATTTAAAAAATTTAAAGAAAGTGGGGGAAGTTTTAACGACTTTCCCTAAGGGTTTTACTCCACATTCAAAAATTGAAAAATTAGTTGAACAAAGAAAGCAAATGGCAACTGGGGAGAAACCAGTGGACTGGGGCATGGCAGAGCTTCTTTGTTATGGAAGTTTGATTCACGAGGGAACTTCGGTAAGGCTTTCTGGTCAAGATTGCGGAAGAGGAACATTCACTCACAGACATTCCGTATTCTATGATGTTAAAACTGGAGAGCCATACACTCCGTTAAAAACTGTGAATTTAGAAAAAGAATTCTGTGTATACGATTCATTGTTATCTGAATATGGTGTTCTTGGATTTGAATACGGAAATTCGATTTCAGATCCAACATTTCTAACAATTTGGGAAGCGCAATTTGGTGACTTTATGAACGGTGCTCAAATCATCATCGACCAATTCTTGGTTGCAGGCGAGAGCAAATGGTATCAAATGAGTGGCCTTGTGCTTTTACTTCCTCACGGATACGAAGGACAAGGACCTGAGCACTCAAGCGCAAGGCTCGAAAGATTCTTACAATCCTGTGCACAAGCGAACATCCAAGTCTGTAACTTTACAACTCCAGCGCAACTTTTCCACGCCTTAAGACGCCAAGTGAAGAGAGATTTCAGGAAACCGTTAGTTGTAATGTCTCCCAAATCATTACTCAGACATCCAAAAGTCGTTTCAACATTGGAAGAACTATCGACAGGAACGTTCCAAGAAATTCTATTGGATCCAACAGTGAAGGATTACAAAAATGTTGAACAATTCGTATTCTGTTCTGGAAAAGTTTATTACGACTTAGATGATGCTAGAGAAAAGGCAAAAGTTGTAGGCACCGATAAGGTTGCTGTGATCAGAGTAGAGCAGCTGTACCCATTCCCAGAAAAGAAAATTCATGAATTAATTAAATCTTCAAAGAAGTTAAAGGCCATCACATGGTTGCAGGAAGAACCGAAGAACATGGGCGCATACAATGTAGTCGCTCCATGGTTTGATCATAAAGTTCATTACATAGGACGTGATATGAGAGCATCTCCGGCGACGGGATCTCCATACAAACACGCAGAAGAGCAAAAAGAAATCGCAACTCAATTTTTAGAATTATACAAGAAGTAGGAGTCAGAAATGAAAGACGTAAAGATACCAACAGTAGGCGAATCTATCACGGAAGCCACAATTGCTCGTTGGATTAAGAAAACTGGTGAGTTTGTAAAAAAAGGTGAAGCGATTCTAGAAGTAGAAACCGACAAGGCCAACGTGGAAGTTGTTGCAGATGATAGTGGTGTTTTAAAAACATCAGCGAACGAAGGCGATGTGGTTCTGATTGGGTCGACAGTTGCGCAGATTGATGAATCAAAGGCAGCCCCAAATGCGGCTGCTCCAGCGGAAGAAAAAGCATCGCCTGCAGCTCCAGCTCCTAAATCTGCTCCAGCAGCAGCGGGAACAGAGATGCACGCGAGCAGCGAACATTCTCCTGCGGTGAGAAAGATCGTTGCCGAAAAGCAAATCGATGTCACAACAATTCAAGGAACTGGAAAAGATGGAAGATTAACTAAGGCTGACGTCACCAATCCTCAGGCGAAAGCTCCTGCGGCTCCCTCTGCTCCAGCAAAAGCGCCAAGCGCTCCAATGCCAACAAGAGCTCCCTCTTCGCAACAAGGCCAACAAGAGCGCGTAAAGATGACTAATATCCGTAAGAAGATTGCTGAAAGATTATTAATGTCTCAGCAAACGACAGCAACTCTAACAACATTTAACGATGTGGATATGACAAATCTTTTAGCTTTAAGAGCTAAATACAAAGATACTTTTAAAGAAAAGTATAATGTGTCTTTAGGTTTCATGGGCTTCTTCGTAAAAGCTTCTATCGAGGCTCTAAAAGAAATTCGTGCGGTGAATGGTTTGATCGATGGAACGGATATGATCTACAACAATTTCTACAACATTGGTGTAGCGGTGGGCACAGAGAAAGGGTTGATCGTTCCAGTATTAAAAGATGCAGATCACTTATCATTAGCTGGAATTGAACAAGAAATTAAAAATTATGCATTGAAGGCACGCGACGGAAAAATTTCTCCAGATGATTTATCAGGAGGAACATTCACGATCTCTAACGGTGGTGTGTATGGATCGCTGATGTCTACGCCAATTTTAAATCCACCACAGAGTGGTATCTTGGGTATGCATAGAATCGAAGAAAGACCTGTTGCAATCAATGGCAAAGTTGAAATCAGACCCATGATGTATCTTGCATTATCTTACGACCATAGAGTGATCGATGGCAAAGAAGCAGTGACATTCTTAGTGAAGATTAAACAATGTATCGAAGACCCGACTCGTATTCTTTTAGAAGTATAATTCTCTTTAGTAAAGGCAAAAAAAATGGCAGAAAATAATTTTGATGTGGTTTTTATCGGCGCTGGTCCTGGTGGTTACACGGGAGCAATACGTGCAGCTCAACTAGGAATGAAGGTTGCGATCGTAGAAAAATATAAAACTCTTGGTGGGACTTGTCTCAATGTAGGTTGTATTCCTTCAAAAGCTCTTCTGGATTCTTCCGAGCATTTCGAAGCGGCAAATCATGAGTTAGAAGCTCATGGTGTAAAAGTAAGCGGTGTAAGTCTAGATCTTAATCGTATGATGGAAAGAAAATCTAAAATCGTAAAAGATCTCACCAGTGGTGTAGATTTCCTTATGAAAAAAAACAAAATCGAAAGATTTTTAGGCTACGGAAAAATCACAACACCCAATGAAGTAGAAATCAAAGCGGAAGACGGCGCAACGATGAAGCTTGCTGCCAAAAACATAGTCATCGCCACAGGGAGTGTGGTTGCTGAACTGCCATTTATGAAAGTGGATAAAATCAATGTGATTTCATCCACCCAAGCTCTATCACTTGAGACTGTTCCAAAGCACTTGGTGGTTGTGGGTGGCGGTGTGATCGGACTAGAACTGGGTTCAGTGTGGAAGAGACTTGGCGCAAAAGTCACAGTAATTGAATTTGCTGATCGCATTGCCAGTATGATGGATTCTCAAATGACAACCGTCCTTACTCGTTCTTTGAAAAAACAAGGAATGGAGTTTGTTTTGAAGGCCAAAGTGACAGGTTATAAAGCTGAGAAAAAAGGCAAAGAAACTGAAATCACCGTTACATATGAGGACATGACAAAAAATACAACAGTGGATATTAAGTGCGATAAAATTTTATTGGCCGTTGGTAGAAAACCTTTTTCCGAAGGCTTAGGCTTAGAAGAATTAGGAATTGAAAAAGACAAGCGCGGATTTATCCAAGTGAATGATCACTACCAAACGAAGCACCCAAATATTTTTGCAATTGGTGATGTGATTCCTGGTCCAATGCTTGCCCACAAATCAGAAGAAGAAGGTGTTGCCGTTGCGGAGATCCTTGCGGGTCAGGCGGGACATGTGAATTACAATACGGTTCCTTCCGTGATCTATACTTGGCCAGAGCTTGCTAGTGTCGGTTTATCAGAAGAGCAAGTAAAAGAAAAAGGCACAGAATATAAAGTTGGAACATTTCCATTCACAGCAAATGCGAGAGCAAAAGCTATCGGTATGACAGATGGACTTGTAAAAGTGATCGCAGACAAAGCAACGGACAAAGTTTTAGGAGTTCACATCGTTGGTCCAAGAGCTTCTGACGTTCTTGCAGAAGCGGTGATAGCAATGGAATTCAGCGCATCGGCTGAAGACATAGCAAGAACATTCCACGGTCATCCTACGCTCTCAGAAGTGATGAGAGAAGCTGCGCTCAACGTTGATAAAATGGCCCGCCAAGGTTAAGAAGTCTTTATGATTTTTAGAGGTAATTTGTGAAGGCAATGTTTTGTACGGGTTATAGGTCATTAGACTATCTTAGGCTCGTAGACGTAGATAAGCCTGTGCTGGGCGAGAGTGATTTGCTTATCGAAGTGAAATTCAGTTCTGTTCAAACCGCAGATTGGCGCATTCAAAGTTTCGAAATGCCTAAAGGTATGGGGACACTTGCGAGACTTATTTTTGGTTTTTCCAAACCCAGGCAGCCTATTTTGGGAACCGAAATTTCGGGTGTGATCAAGGCTACGGGTCCAAATGTAAAAACATTTAAAGTTGGAGACGAAGTAGTTGCAGTTCTTGGTGCAAAATTTGGAGGTCATGCCGAATTTATAAAAGTAAAAGAAGATAGTCTTATTCTTAAAAAGCCTTCGAATATGAAATTTCAAGAGGCCGCGTGCTTATCTTTTGGAGGATTAACTGCTCTTGATTTTTTGAAATATAAAGCAAACGTTAAGAGTCGAGAACATGTGTTGATTCACGGAGCATCAGGTGCAGTGGGACTTGCGGCAATTCAGATTGCAAAGCACCTGGGAGCGGTCGTTACAGCTGTCTGCAGCCAGGAAAACTTTCCACTAGTTAGATCCATCGGTGCTGATTTTGTGTTGGATTACAGCAAGGAAGCATTTTGGAAATCAGAGACCAAGTATGACGTTATTTTTGATATTATTGGAAACTTCAAAATTTCAGAAGGCCTTGATTCGCTTAAAGACTTCGGTCGATTGGTTTTAATAGCGGCTGGGCTTGAGCAAATGTTATTTGGTAGTGTACAAACTATATCCACAAAAAAGAAAGTCATTACAGGAGTAGGAGCAGAGTCGAAAGATCTTTTATTGGAATTAATTCAGCTTTATGAAAGAGGCCAATACAAGTCCATTATTGATAGAGAGTATTCATTGGAACAGATTCCTGAAGCTTACAAATACACTAGTGGACGTCACAAGCGAGGCAATGTAGTCATCAACATTGGCGGAGTGCGCTCTAGAGATTAACTGATTAAATTTTACAAGAGCCGCTGCGATCAAAGATTGAATTTGTGCTATTTTCTACGGCCTTCACGTAACCATAAAAATTACTTCTTTTAACTAACTTCATCACGATATTGAAGGCCTCGGCCTCAGTTTTTTTTCTTAGAGCACTTTTACCTATGGAACCTTTAATTGTATTGAGAACAGCTCCTGGGCCCTTATTATACATTCCTAGAGTGATGTAAGATCTTACTTGTCTATATTGATCCGTATTTGTTTTAGCGTAGCCCCAGTAAGCCAACAATTTTTCTGCATTGTAAGGGTTTCCTTCATCGCTGCGATAATGAAGGTAAAGTCCGATTCCACCCAATAAACTCCTGCCAATTCCGTCACCCATGGAAATGAATTCGCAAGATTTTAAATTTTTTATTTGCGTGGTTCTGGCTAAGAGTTTTTTGAAATTTTCGCAGGACCTGGGATTGTTCGTAACATGTTTTTTAAGAAATCGAAATCCTGCGTTTCCCGGATGGAATAAATTCTTTTGAGTTCCTCGAATCAACTGTGCGATTCCAGTTCCTCCATCATATTGAAAGAAAAATCCAAAAGCTGATTCATGATTTAGTTTTTTAAAAATTATTTTTCTCTCAAAACTATCAATAGAGTCACCATAACATCTCAAAGCTTCGTTTAAGCCCCAATAAATATAATCCACCACGCCATCTGTTACACAGGGAGTTTGTTTTACGTAAGTTCCATTCTCTGCTGAAGAAGCGCAAGTTTTTTTACTTTGGGTAACATAAGGGATTCTCTTCATGGCGCATGAAATTTGCTCCCTATTTATAAAACTTTGGAAGCTTGTTTCTCGAAAATAACTAGGAATTAATTGTTTTTCTTGCTCTCTCTTGTATGCGGCTAAGAACGAATCTTGTTCGGTGAGGATGGATTTTTCTAATTGATCAGCATAAGTTCTAATGTTTGTGTTGCCAATAATGCAGGTGTTGTTTGTTGGATAAGTTGGAAAGAGTGGAGCCGCATTCTGCTGTGTGGGGATGAGAGGCTGTCTCGGTACCGGAGAGCTTGGTGCGAGAGTTGGAAATAAAGATGTTTGGGCAAAAGCCACAGCTTTCAACACCATTAAGATGAAGAACACTGCTATTGTTTTTTTCATTTGAAAGTGGGTGATAGCGCGTATTGTGTTATTTTTTAAACAAAAAGTTATGTTTTTTGATTTCGCATTACGTTTTTATACACGTAAACCCACTCTGAAACTAAGGTGCCCGCCGAAATTTCAGCGAGCACTCTGTAGATTGATTCTGAGTTGTAAATTATTTATGAGACTACGATGTGAGTTTGCGCAGCACGTAATGCAGGATTCCACCATTTTTAAAATATTCAACTTCAACGGCAGTGTCTAATCTTGATTTCACTTTGATTTTTTCTTTCACACCATTGACTCGAGTAATTGTCACATCCAATTCTTGTTGTGCTTTCAATCCTGTTTCAATTCCTTGAATATCAAAGATCTCAGTTCCATCCAGTTTCAAAGTTTTTCTGTCTGTGCCTGGCATAAATTGTAATGGAATAACTCCCATACCAATCAAATTGGATCTATGAATTCTCTCGAAACTTTCTGTGATCACAGCTTTTACTCCAAGAAGTAATGTTCCTTTTGCAGCCCAGTCACGTGATGATCCCGTTCCATATTCTTTACCACCAATAATTACAAGTGGAGTTTTAGAATCTTGATACTTCATTGAAGCATCATAGATCGACATAGTCTCTCCACTCGGAATGTATTTGGTGATTCCACCTTCAGTGCCTGGAAGCATTTCGTTTTTCAGCCTGATGTTTGCAAAAGTTCCCCTTACCATGACGTCATCATTTCCGCGACGTGCACCATAAGAGTTAAAGTCATTGGGAGGAATGCCTTTTGAACCCAAGAACTTTCCAGCAGGAGAATCTTTTTTGATATTTCCAGCAGGAGAAATGTGATCTGTGGTGATGGAGTCACCTAAGATCGCAAGTGGTCTTGCGCCATGAATATCCTTAAGAGCTTCTGGAGCTTTCTTCATTGTTGCAAAGTACGGAGGATTTTTGATGTAAGTGCTTTCTGTCCAATTGTAGTTTTCAGAAGTTGTAGTTTGAATTTTTTGCCAGTCAGCTGTGCCTGCAAAAACATTATTGTAACGACCGTTGAACATTTGCGTAGTTAAAACACCATGAACAGTGTCGTTCACTTCTTTCGTTGTTGGCCAGATGTCTTTTAAGAAAACTGGTTTTCCATCTTTACCATTTCCAATCGGATCTTTTGCAAAATCAATGGTCATGGTGCCAGCGAGAGCATAAGCCACCACAAGTGGTGGAGAGGCAAGATAGTTTGCTTTTGAATGCGGGTTAATTCTTCCTTCGAAGTTTCTATTTCCAGAAAGTACCGAAGCCACCACTAGATTTCCCTTTTCCACTGCATTTGAAATGGGAAGTGGAAGAGGTCCAGAGTTACCAATGCAAGTCGTGCAACCATAACCAACAAGGTTAAAGCCCACTTTATCAAGATAAGTTTGTAATCCTGCTTTTTCTAGATAGTCAGTTACAACTTGAGATCCTGGAGCGAGAGAGGTCTTTACCCAAGGTTTCATTGTTAAGCCTTTTTCAACCGCTTTCTTGGCAACGATCCCAGCGCCCACCATAACGTAAGGATTTGAAGTGTTGGTGCAGCTAGTGATGGCAGCGATAACTACGTCACCATTTCCAAGTTTATAATCAGCGCCTTCCACCGTTGTTGCACTTTGCTCTTTTGATGTTTTTTCTGCTGGAACACTAAAGCCAAGAGCCAATTGATTTTTGAAATCAGAGTGAGCTACTGATAGTGAAACTCTGTCTTGTGGTCTTTTCGGTCCTGCAAGAGAAGATTCAACAGTCGAGATATCCAAACTCAAAGTGTCATTGAATTGAATTCCTTCGCCAGAACCATCTCTCCAGAAGCCAGTTTGTTTTGCATAGGCTTCAACGAGCGCGCAAGTTTGATCATCACGACCAGAAAGTTTTAAGTACTTCATTGTTTCTTCATCGATCGGAAAGAATCCACAGGTTGCGCCATATTCAGGAGCCATGTTCGCAATTGTCGCTCTATCAGCAAGAGGAAGATTTTTTAAACCTGGTCCATAGAATTCTACGAACTTACCAACAACGCCTTTTTTTCTCAGCATGTTTGTAACTGTTAGAACTAGATCCGTCGCCGTGACGCCTTCCTTGAGTTGTCCTTCGATTTTAAAACCAATCACTTCTGGAATCAGCATACTGATCGCTTGACCAAGCATTGCGGCTTCTGCCTCGATACCGCCCACGCCCCAGCCAAGAACTGCAAGACCATTCACCATAGTTGTATGACTATCAGTTCCTACGAGTGTATCTGGATAAGCATATTCTTCGTTCGGAGTTTTTGTCGTCCAAACAGTTTTCGCAAGATACTCTAAATTCACTTGATGGCAAATTCCGGTCCCAGGAGGTACCACTCTAAAATTATTGAATGCGCCTTGGCCCCATTTTAGGAATACATATCTTTCTTGGTTTTTTTCAAATTCTACTTTTACATTCTCATCAAAGGACTTGCTTGTTCCGTAATGATCCACAGTCACAGAGTGATCGATCACGAGATCCACGGGTGTGAGTGGGTTGATCTTTGTTACGTCACCACCTAATTTTTTTACAGCATCTCTCATCGCAGCGAGATCTACAACCGCAGGAACGCCTGTGAAATCTTGCATAAGAACTCTTGCAGGGAAGAATGATATTTCTCTTTCTAGAGATTTTTTATCCATACCGAGTAAGCTCTCAATATCTTCGCTAGTTACATTCAATCCATCTTCGTGCCTCAAAAGATTTTCAAGTAAAACCTTGATAGAATTGGGAAGTTTCTTCAGATTTGGATGATTGATTTTTTGAATATCAAAAATCGTATACTCCTTAGAGCCGACTTTGAGTTTTGATTTTGTTTTAAAACTGTCTTTAGACTGAACTAATAATTGAGCTGACATAGGTAGATCCTTTCGAAGCATGACTGACTAAATGTATTTCTCAATTGGTATTCAATCATTTTCCAGCGGATCTGCCAATGAAAATTCGGTCTGGCTAGAACTGTGAACGGATGCTCCATAAGTCTGGAAAAATCGGTTGAAAGAGTGTCTTTCTAAGGTACTCTGCGCCAGGAGATCCACCGGTTCCCATTTTTACTCCGATGGTTCTTTCTACCATCTTGACGTGGCGATATCGCCATTCTTGGAGCCCTTCATCAAGATCCACTAGCCTTTCGCACAGCTGAGAGAGAAGAGGATCGGTCTTGTATATTTCCATTAGTATTTTTTGCAAATCCAAGTTTTCTTCGATGGGCTGAGTGACGTTT
This DNA window, taken from Bdellovibrionota bacterium, encodes the following:
- the lpdA gene encoding dihydrolipoyl dehydrogenase, which translates into the protein MAENNFDVVFIGAGPGGYTGAIRAAQLGMKVAIVEKYKTLGGTCLNVGCIPSKALLDSSEHFEAANHELEAHGVKVSGVSLDLNRMMERKSKIVKDLTSGVDFLMKKNKIERFLGYGKITTPNEVEIKAEDGATMKLAAKNIVIATGSVVAELPFMKVDKINVISSTQALSLETVPKHLVVVGGGVIGLELGSVWKRLGAKVTVIEFADRIASMMDSQMTTVLTRSLKKQGMEFVLKAKVTGYKAEKKGKETEITVTYEDMTKNTTVDIKCDKILLAVGRKPFSEGLGLEELGIEKDKRGFIQVNDHYQTKHPNIFAIGDVIPGPMLAHKSEEEGVAVAEILAGQAGHVNYNTVPSVIYTWPELASVGLSEEQVKEKGTEYKVGTFPFTANARAKAIGMTDGLVKVIADKATDKVLGVHIVGPRASDVLAEAVIAMEFSASAEDIARTFHGHPTLSEVMREAALNVDKMARQG
- a CDS encoding NAD(P)-dependent alcohol dehydrogenase, which produces MFCTGYRSLDYLRLVDVDKPVLGESDLLIEVKFSSVQTADWRIQSFEMPKGMGTLARLIFGFSKPRQPILGTEISGVIKATGPNVKTFKVGDEVVAVLGAKFGGHAEFIKVKEDSLILKKPSNMKFQEAACLSFGGLTALDFLKYKANVKSREHVLIHGASGAVGLAAIQIAKHLGAVVTAVCSQENFPLVRSIGADFVLDYSKEAFWKSETKYDVIFDIIGNFKISEGLDSLKDFGRLVLIAAGLEQMLFGSVQTISTKKKVITGVGAESKDLLLELIQLYERGQYKSIIDREYSLEQIPEAYKYTSGRHKRGNVVINIGGVRSRD
- the acnA gene encoding aconitate hydratase AcnA encodes the protein MSAQLLVQSKDSFKTKSKLKVGSKEYTIFDIQKINHPNLKKLPNSIKVLLENLLRHEDGLNVTSEDIESLLGMDKKSLEREISFFPARVLMQDFTGVPAVVDLAAMRDAVKKLGGDVTKINPLTPVDLVIDHSVTVDHYGTSKSFDENVKVEFEKNQERYVFLKWGQGAFNNFRVVPPGTGICHQVNLEYLAKTVWTTKTPNEEYAYPDTLVGTDSHTTMVNGLAVLGWGVGGIEAEAAMLGQAISMLIPEVIGFKIEGQLKEGVTATDLVLTVTNMLRKKGVVGKFVEFYGPGLKNLPLADRATIANMAPEYGATCGFFPIDEETMKYLKLSGRDDQTCALVEAYAKQTGFWRDGSGEGIQFNDTLSLDISTVESSLAGPKRPQDRVSLSVAHSDFKNQLALGFSVPAEKTSKEQSATTVEGADYKLGNGDVVIAAITSCTNTSNPYVMVGAGIVAKKAVEKGLTMKPWVKTSLAPGSQVVTDYLEKAGLQTYLDKVGFNLVGYGCTTCIGNSGPLPLPISNAVEKGNLVVASVLSGNRNFEGRINPHSKANYLASPPLVVAYALAGTMTIDFAKDPIGNGKDGKPVFLKDIWPTTKEVNDTVHGVLTTQMFNGRYNNVFAGTADWQKIQTTTSENYNWTESTYIKNPPYFATMKKAPEALKDIHGARPLAILGDSITTDHISPAGNIKKDSPAGKFLGSKGIPPNDFNSYGARRGNDDVMVRGTFANIRLKNEMLPGTEGGITKYIPSGETMSIYDASMKYQDSKTPLVIIGGKEYGTGSSRDWAAKGTLLLGVKAVITESFERIHRSNLIGMGVIPLQFMPGTDRKTLKLDGTEIFDIQGIETGLKAQQELDVTITRVNGVKEKIKVKSRLDTAVEVEYFKNGGILHYVLRKLTS